One window from the genome of Pseudomonas leptonychotis encodes:
- a CDS encoding methyl-accepting chemotaxis protein yields MTDMVATAVHEMGLTVQEIARNASNAAQSSQTARDEAQGARNEVRQSIGHIESMSTDIGNAAAAVSELAEQVASIDQVLAVIRGISEQTNLLALNAAIEAARAGEMGRGFAVVADEVRTLASRTQSSTDEIQQMIQRLKQGADTAVSSMHAGQRATGTGVEASQRTGHSLSAITEQIERISDMNTQVATATEEQSSVTEEINRNVQGIADLAHATAGEVQVCKEDCKTLRGLADDLAKQMGSFRL; encoded by the coding sequence ATGACTGACATGGTGGCTACCGCCGTGCATGAGATGGGCCTCACCGTGCAGGAAATTGCGCGCAACGCCAGCAATGCCGCGCAGTCCTCGCAAACCGCACGGGACGAGGCGCAGGGCGCACGTAACGAGGTGCGCCAATCTATCGGTCATATCGAAAGCATGTCTACCGACATTGGTAATGCCGCGGCTGCGGTGAGTGAGCTGGCCGAACAGGTGGCATCGATTGATCAGGTGTTGGCGGTGATTCGCGGGATTTCCGAGCAGACCAATTTGCTGGCCTTAAACGCGGCCATTGAGGCGGCGCGTGCCGGTGAAATGGGTCGAGGCTTTGCCGTGGTGGCGGACGAAGTGCGCACCTTGGCCAGTCGCACGCAAAGCTCGACCGATGAAATCCAGCAGATGATTCAACGCCTCAAGCAAGGCGCGGATACAGCGGTGAGTTCCATGCATGCAGGCCAACGCGCCACCGGTACCGGCGTGGAAGCCAGCCAGCGCACGGGGCATTCGCTCAGCGCGATTACCGAGCAGATTGAACGCATCAGTGACATGAATACTCAGGTGGCCACCGCCACCGAGGAGCAGTCATCGGTCACCGAAGAGATCAACCGTAACGTGCAGGGCATTGCCGACCTGGCGCATGCCACCGCCGGTGAGGTTCAGGTGTGCAAAGAGGACTGCAAAACCTTGCGTGGCTTGGCCGATGACCTGGCTAAACAAATGGGCAGCTTCCGCCTGTAG
- a CDS encoding substrate-binding domain-containing protein: MRRDIQVSFIAADFRNGGVVGVYRSFERAAKLLGWQVHAVDGRGDPDEIRRAAALVLERKPDGVVLGGFEPDYLGDLHKAFKARGIVLLGWHAGDRPGPTDKLFSNITSDPLQVADLAAEYAMRDGQIGVVIFTDSQFAIATAKTQRMVQRLEACAQCKVLSVEDLPIASAGQGMDERVRSLQRRFGAAWSHTLAINDVYFDHINVPLNALGRKDIRNISAGDGSAKALGRIHSGLSQQVATVAEPLGMQGWQLVDELNRAFAGQPPSLFVTPPLLITPQLLQGSDDLSIELDFSHEEAYLRLWRQMN, translated from the coding sequence GTGCGTCGTGACATACAGGTGAGTTTTATCGCGGCGGATTTTCGTAACGGTGGGGTGGTGGGCGTGTACCGCAGCTTTGAGCGTGCCGCCAAGCTGCTGGGCTGGCAGGTGCATGCCGTAGATGGCCGTGGCGATCCGGATGAGATCAGGCGCGCGGCGGCGCTGGTGCTGGAGCGTAAGCCCGATGGCGTGGTGTTGGGTGGGTTCGAGCCGGACTATCTGGGCGATTTGCATAAGGCTTTTAAGGCCCGTGGCATCGTGCTGCTGGGCTGGCACGCCGGGGATCGGCCTGGGCCGACGGACAAACTGTTTAGCAATATCACCAGCGACCCGTTGCAGGTGGCGGATCTGGCGGCTGAATACGCCATGCGTGACGGCCAGATCGGCGTGGTGATTTTTACCGACAGTCAGTTCGCCATTGCTACTGCCAAGACCCAGCGCATGGTGCAGCGTCTGGAGGCATGCGCGCAATGTAAGGTGCTGAGCGTCGAAGACTTGCCGATTGCCAGCGCCGGGCAGGGCATGGATGAGCGTGTGCGTTCATTGCAGCGGCGCTTTGGTGCAGCGTGGAGCCATACCCTGGCGATCAATGATGTGTATTTCGATCACATCAATGTGCCGCTCAATGCGCTGGGGCGTAAGGATATTCGCAATATTTCCGCCGGCGATGGCTCGGCCAAGGCTTTGGGGCGCATCCACTCAGGGTTGTCGCAGCAGGTTGCCACGGTCGCTGAGCCACTGGGGATGCAGGGTTGGCAACTGGTGGATGAGCTGAACCGGGCTTTTGCCGGCCAGCCGCCCAGCCTGTTTGTAACACCTCCACTGTTGATTACCCCGCAGCTGCTCCAGGGCTCGGATGACCTCAGCATCGAGCTGGATTTCAGTCATGAAGAGGCCTACCTGCGGCTGTGGCGTCAGATGAACTGA